The following coding sequences are from one Pocillopora verrucosa isolate sample1 chromosome 5, ASM3666991v2, whole genome shotgun sequence window:
- the LOC131772019 gene encoding large ribosomal subunit protein uL10: MVREDKATWKTNYFMRLIQYMDEFPKMFLVGVDNVGSKQMQQIRQSLRGRAEILMGKNTMIRKAIRGHLENNPALEKLIPHIKGNVGFVFTKEELTDVRDLILANKVAAPAKAGAIAPLDVFVPKGNTGLGPEKTSFFQALAIPTKIARGTIEILNDVHLIKKSEKVGASESTLLNMLKISPFSYGLVIQQVYESGACFSPDVLDITSEDILSRFVEGIVNVASVSLEIGYPTVASVPHSIINGFKNIAAVAVETEITFPQVEQLKAFLENPDAFASLAPAADAAAAAAPAEEAKEEKKEEEEEEESDDDMGFGLFD, encoded by the exons ATGGTTAGGGAAGACAAGGCAACATGGAagacaaattattttatgaGGCTAATT CAATATATGGATGAATTTCCTAAGATGTTTCTGGTAGGTGTGGACAATGTAGGGTCCAAACAGATGCAGCAGATCCGTCAGTCTCTGCGTGGTAGAGCTGAAATTCTCATGGGCAAGAACACCATGATAAGGAAGGCCATCCGGGGACACTTGGAAAACAATCCTGCCTTGGAAAA GTTGATCCCTCACATCAAAGGCAATGTAGGCTTTGTCTTCACCAAGGAAGAGCTCACAGATGTGCGAGATCTTATCCTGGCAAACAAAGTGGCAGCCCCAGCTAAAGCTGGTGCAATTGCCCCTCTGGATGTGTTTGTTCCAAAGGGAAACACTGGCCTGGGTCCTGAGAAGACATCTTTTTTCCAGGCGTTGGCCATTCCAACCAAGATTGCCAGAGGAACCATTGAAATCTTG AATGATGTACATCTGATCAAGAAGAGTGAAAAAGTGGGAGCATCAGAGTCCACCCTGTTGAACATGTTAAAGATCTCCCCATTCTCGTATGGTCTTGTCATCCAGCAAG tgtatgAAAGTGGAGCTTGTTTCTCACCTGATGTGCTGGATATTACTTCTGAAGATATCTTGTCTCGTTTTGTTGAG GGTATTGTGAATGTTGCATCAGTTTCACTTGAAATTGGCTACCCAACAGTAGCATCTGTTCCACATTCAATCATCAATGGCTTCAAG AATATTGCTGCAGTTGCTGTGGAAACTGAGATCACATTCCCACAAGTTGAGCAG ctCAAAGCTTTCCTGGAGAATCCAGACGCATTTGCATCTTTGGCACCTGCCGCGGATGCAGCTGCTGCTGCTGCTCCTGCTGAGGAGGCCAAAGAGgagaagaaagaggaagaagaggaagaagaaagtgaTGATGACATGGGATTCGGACTGTTTGACTAA
- the LOC131772028 gene encoding uncharacterized protein yields MWNTCICTQHKMLKQAKNLRRIARLISRSALGPGPAGLNNLQDRLFQVYPEVAEAIVSKRPVVALESTIITHGMPYPENLRVAKEVEKIVKNNGAIPATIAIMSGKIHVGLSEANLERLAQDTNAVKTSRRDLPYVISKGLTGGTTVSSTMIAANATGIPVFVTGGIGGVHRGAQSTFDISADLTELGKTPMAVVCAGAKSILDIELTLEYLETQGVLVATYGDSLDFPAFFTPKSGFKSVCNIQTPEEAAKLIDANLSLKSSSGIVLAVPISKEEAASGEIIEKAIQKALQEASDSGIKSKEVTPFLLKRENELTQGQSLQANMALVKNNAKIGSLIAVELCRIRKLKEKKAVESQGKVPGFPDSTRDWNRQRRPVVIGGSNVDFIATAESIVLEASNPGKVRMSFGGVGRNMAECLARLGMRPLFVSSIGSDPLGAMLLKHCEEARMVTRGIYTSKVNHTGTYSAILSQNDDFHAAVGDMDIHKVISPDHIAAFEEPIKHAPLVMLDGNITEEAIDHACYFCAANHIPVWFEPTCIMKAEKPFRSDAWHNITYISPNLKELRTMSSAIVNDELQKSNLPPHITKDDKEKDRPLEDIITECLHLCKPLLKHIHCIIVTLGKHGALICRDTSADTPFPTAHHMSRVSAARQHSLVSARYFPAVGPGSHVPGGNVTGAGDSFAAAMASCIIQGHSPVICVKAGILAAQYSLQSQDAISPAVFPENFTPENVESCIPWDANDINMDIF; encoded by the exons ATGTGGAATACATGTATATGCACACAGCATAAGATGCTCAAGCAAGCAAAGAATCTAAGGAGAATTGCAAGGTTGATATCAAGAAGTGCACTTGGACCTGGGCCAGCTGGTCTCAATAATTTACAGGATAGACTATTTCAAGTCTACCCAGAGGTTGCTGAGGCAATTGTCAGTAAAAGGCCAGTTGTTGCATTAGAATCAACTATTATAACACATGGAATGCCTTATCCTGAAAATTTAAG AGTTGCTAAGGAAGtagaaaaaattgtgaaaaataatGGAGCAATACCAGCCACCATAGCAATTATGTCTGGTAAAATCCATGTAG GTTTGTCAGAAGCAAACTTAGAAAGGTTAGCTCAGGATACTAATGCTGTAAAGACATCCAGGAGAGATTTGCCCTACGTTATCAGCAAG GGTCTAACTGGAGGAACCACAGTATCAAGTACTATGATTGCTGCAAATGCCACAGGTATTCCAGTCTTTGTTACAGGAGGAATTGGTGGTGTTCATAGAGGAGCACAATCAA CATTTGATATCAGTGCAGACCTTACTGAGCTTGGTAAAACCCCAATGGCAGTTGTTTGTGCTGGAGCTAAATCTATTCTGGACATTGAATTGACTCTTGAGTATTTG GAAACACAAGGTGTTCTTGTGGCTACATATGGAGACTCCTTAGACTTCCCAGCATTCTTTACCCCAAAAAGTGGATTTAAG TCTGTTTGCAATATACAAACCCCAGAAGAGGCAGCTAAGTTAATTG ATGCGAATTTATCACTAAAATCTAGCAGTGGAATAGTTTTAGCTGTCCCAATCTCCAAAGAGGAAGCCGCATCTGGGGAAATCATCGAGAAAGCTATCCAAAAGGCTTTGCAGGAAGCCAG TGATTCTGGTATTAAAAGTAAAGAAGTGACACCCTTTTTGCTCAAGAGAGAGAATGAACTTACGCAGGGTCAATCTCTTCAAGCCA ATATGGCATTAGTAAAAAACAATGCAAAGATAGGAAGTTTAATTGCTGTTGAATTATGCAGAATACGAAAattaaaagagaagaaagctgtG GAATCACAAGGCAAAGTGCCAGGCTTTCCAGATTCAACCAGAGATTGGAACCGGCAAAGGAGACCA GTTGTGATCGGTGGATCCAATGTAGATTTTATCGCGACGGCAGAAAGCATTGTG CTTGAAGCGTCTAATCCTGGAAAAGTAAGGATGAGTTTCGGTGGAGTTGGAAGAAATATGGCAG AATGCCTGGCTCGTCTTGGCATGAGGCCGTTGTTCGTGTCATCCATAGGAAGCGATCCTCTGGGAGCTATGCTGCTAAAACACTGTGAAGAAGCTAGAATG GTTACACGTGGCATATACACCTCTAAGGTGAATCACACTGGTACGTACTCGGCGATACTGAGTCAAAACGACGACTTTCACGCGGCAGTTGGTGACATGGACATTCATAAAGTTATCAGTCCTGATCAT ATTGCAGCCTTCGAGGAACCTATTAAACACGCACCTTTGGTAATGCTGGATGGCAATATTACTGAAGAAGCTATTGATCATGCGTGTTACTTCTGTGCAGCTAACCACATACCAG TGTGGTTTGAACCAACGTGCATCATGAAAGCCGAGAAACCCTTTCGTAGTGACGCGTGGCACAACATAACATACATATCACCTAATCTAAAAGAGCTTCGAACCATGAGCTCTGCCATAGTGAACGACGAACTACAGAAATCAAATCTTCCACCACACATCACAAAGGATGATAAAGAGAAAGATCGACCACTAGAAGATATTATAACCGAGTGTTTGCACCTTTGCAAGCCACTTTTAAAGCATATTCATTGCATCATCGTGACTCTTGGCAAACATGGTGCCTTAATCTGTAGAGACACTTCCGCTGACACTCCATTTCCAACGGCTCACCACATGAGTCGGGTATCTGCGGCGCGGCAACACAGTTTGGTGTCAGCGCGGTATTTTCCCGCCGTAGGCCCAGGAAGTCACGTGCCAGGGGGAAACGTCACTGGTGCAGGTGACAG TTTTGCAGCAGCAATGGCTTCGTGTATTATTCAAGGACACTCTCCGGTCATCTGTGTAAAGGCTGGTATATTAGCAGCCCAATATTCTCTACAATCGCAAGATGCCATTTCTCCGGCTGTTTTCCCAGAGAACTTTACCCCTGAAAATGTTGAATCCTGTATACCATGGGACGCGAATGATATAAATATGGACATTTTTTAG
- the LOC131772027 gene encoding tachykinin-like peptides receptor 86C isoform X2, producing the protein MSNSTASDQSSPESNVGMTVLSRLLPIAIAIILCNGLVFVLFCRKKCLRTSSNYLLLGLAICDFLTGAVNIPYFVIFHFPVVPPSMRADFNYWLFIVHTLTAVSAAYHLFIITAEKYSAIIRPLRHYLVTKKMVFKVLAMIWILSTLISITPLIWKNSQSLPLCSAIYSIVCLVFVFVIPYTFMIYAYVVMFKAITSKRRPSSSHRGVTSRQRRRRTSDRKCILVFALMAAIFAICWLPYFTIMMVLNIKGYLRIRIELTSPIAKAAEVFAFVRYITSVVNPLLYTFFKRDFSRALISILFKSNNRTNLASRQSFLRHRSVTSVQSRLSWTRESSVREKHSVNANLLEEQQVFVSSV; encoded by the coding sequence ATGAGTAACAGCACAGCTTCAGATCAGTCTTCTCCGGAGTCAAACGTTGGAATGACTGTGTTGAGCAGACTTCTTCCAATAGCCATAGCCATTATTTTGTGCAACGGACTGGTGTTCGTCTTGTTTTGTAGAAAGAAGTGTCTTCGAACCTCATCCAATTACTTACTGCTTGGTTTGGCGATTTGCGATTTCTTAACAGGCGCAGTCAATATTCCATACTTCGTCATCTTTCATTTCCCAGTTGTTCCACCCAGCATGCGAGCGGACTTTAACTACTGGTTGTTCATTGTGCATACTCTTACGGCTGTGTCAGCCGCATACCATCTCTTCATCATCACTGCAGAAAAGTATTCAGCGATCATCAGGCCATTAAGACACTATCTCGTAACCAAGAAGATGGTCTTTAAGGTGTTAGCTATGATTTGGATCTTGTCTACATTAATTAGCATCACCCCGTTGATTTGGAAAAACAGTCAGTCGCTTCCTCTGTGTTCCGCAATCTATTCTATAGTTTGTCTTGTATTTGTCTTTGTTATTCCATATACATTCATGATTTATGCCTATGTAGTCATGTTCAAAGCGATCACTAGCAAAAGAAGACCATCTTCATCGCACAGAGGAGTTACATCAAGACAGAGAAGGAGGCGCACCAGTGATAGAAAGTGCATCTTAGTTTTCGCGTTAATGGCGGCAATATTTGCAATTTGTTGGCTGCCTTACTTTACTATTATGATGGTTTTAAACATCAAAGGTTATCTGAGGATCAGGATCGAGTTGACGTCACCAATCGCCAAAGCCGCCGAGGTATTTGCCTTTGTTCGATATATCACATCTGTCGTCAATCCACTTCTTTACACGTTTTTTAAGCGCGACTTTTCGCGAGCTTTAATAAGTATCCTTTTCAAGTCGAATAATCGCACGAATCTGGCTTCGAGGCAATCATTTTTAAGACATCGTTCAGTTACTTCGGTACAATCACGGCTCTCTTGGACAAGAGAAAGTTCTGTAAGAGAAAAACATTCTGTGAACGCAAACCTTCTCGAAGAGCAACAAGTCTTTGTATCTTCCGTTTAA
- the LOC131772027 gene encoding histamine H2 receptor-like isoform X1, which translates to MNNTSTTDQFLPQSNPGMTTVKRLLPISIAIIFSNGLVFALFCKRKSLRTSSNYLLLGLAICDFLTGAVNIPYFIVFSFQVVPLNMQKNYNYWLVIIHNFMAVTAAYHLLVITAEKFLAITKPLKHYLVTKKTVLKSLAAIWISSTVIASIPLAWKNSQMQLLFSVIYFSVCLVFVFVIPYAFMIYAFVVMFKAITSKRRPSSIPRKVASGLTWGIVNDRKCILIFALMAAIYVICWLPYFTIGLVIGIKNYLCMELTQPVNKATEIIVLVRYITSFTNPLLYTFFKRDFWRTLRKISRKKEFIHGRSKSSKQREWFLRKKSVENSTTLSRLSWNTAEAKDASNVKGSISEEQILFVSSV; encoded by the coding sequence atgaacaacaCCTCTACTACGGATCAGTTTCTTCCTCAGTCTAACCCTGGAATGACAACAGTGAAGAGACTTCTTCCAATTTCAATAGCCATTATTTTCTCCAACGGACTAGTGTTCGCCTTGTTTTGCAAACGAAAAAGTCTTCGAACGTCATCCAATTACTTGCTGCTTGGTTTGGCAATTTGCGATTTCTTAACAGGCGCTGTAAACATTCCATACTTCATAGTTTTTAGTTTCCAAGTTGTTCCACTTAACATGCAAAAGAACTACAATTACTGGTTGGTCATCATACATAACTTTATGGCTGTAACGGCCGCTTACCACCTCCTCGTTATCACCGCGGAAAAATTTTTGGCCATCACCAAACCACTAAAACATTACCTTGTAACTAAAAAAACGGTTTTAAAATCATTAGCTGCTATCTGGATCTCGTCAACGGTCATAGCCAGCATCCCATTAGCTTGGAAAAACAGTCAAATGCAATTGCTGTTTTCGGTCATCTATTTTTCGGTGTGCCTTGTTTTCGTGTTTGTTATTCCATATGCGTTCATGATTTATGCCTTTGTAGTCATGTTCAAGGCGATCACCAGCAAAAGAAGACCATCTTCCATTCCCAGAAAGGTTGCATCAGGACTGACATGGGGGATCGTCAACGATAGAAAGTGTATTTTAATTTTCGCACTGATGGCAGCAATATATGTGATTTGTTGGTTGCCATATTTTACCATCGGGCTGGTTATCGGTATCAAAAATTATCTCTGCATGGAGTTGACGCAACCGGTTAATAAAGCCACTGAAATTATTGTCCTCGTTCGATACATAACTTCCTTTACTAACCCACTCCTCTACACGTTTTTCAAGCGCGACTTCTGGCGGACCTTACGAAAAATTTCCCGTAAGAAAGAGTTTATTCATGGTAGGAGTAAGTCCTCGAAACAAAGAGAATGGTTCCTGCGAAAGAAATCTGTTGAAAACAGTACCACGTTATCTCGGCTTTCTTGGAATACGGCAGAGGCTAAAGACGCAAGTAACGTGAAAGGAAGCATCTCAGAAGAACAAATACTCTTCGTGTCTTCTGTTTGA